The following proteins are encoded in a genomic region of Sebastes fasciatus isolate fSebFas1 chromosome 12, fSebFas1.pri, whole genome shotgun sequence:
- the nsmce2 gene encoding E3 SUMO-protein ligase NSE2 → MSLSSVHGTLSSLKSFQTDIGTGMDIVTDVAMDLAEDQDEEVNPGIREMEAMILECAKLDREINYFVDIVQQVTTEAAAQPPEAMFSLSAKVKERFTEAISRLSDAELQNHQKVVAFKDSIKNSLNPANQESAETTEELDEDIAVTQSQVKFTCPLTQVEMVNPMKNKKCNHHYDEAAILGLIKTRHNQKKKCRCPVVGCGNTDVKQSDLIPDQILRRKIQSEKRNSSRT, encoded by the exons ATGTCTCTGAGTTCTGTCCACGGGACTCTGTCCAGCCTGAAGTCCTTTCAGACAGACATCGGAACCGGGATGGACATAGTGACTGATGTAGCCATGGACCTGGCTGAAGACCAGG ATGAAGAGGTGAACCCCGGCATCAGAGAGATGGAGGCCATGATTCTGGAGTGTGCCAAGCTGGACCGAGAGATCAACTACTTTGTTGACATTGTGCAACAAGTCACAACAGAG GCTGCCGCCCAGCCGCCCGAGGCCATGTTCagtctgtctgccaaagtgaaGGAGCGCTTCACCGAGGCTATATCCCGGCTCTCTGACGCCGAGCTGCAGAATCACCAGAAAGTAGTGGCCTTCAAGGACAGCATCAAGAACTCTCTCAACCCAG cCAACCAAGAGTCAGCAGAGACCACGGAGGAGCTCGATGAAGACATCGCTGTTACACAGAGCCAAGTCAAGTTCACCTGCCCGCTCACACAG GTGGAGATGGTGAACCCGATGAAGAATAAGAAGTGCAACCACCACTATGATGAAGCAGCCATACTGGGCCTGATCAAAACAAGACACAACCAGAAGAAGAAATGCCG CTGTCCTGTGGTGGGCTGTGGGAACACAGATGTGAAACAGTCCGACCTGATTCCTGACCAGATCCTGAGGAGGAAGATCCAGAGCGAAAAGAGAAACAGCAGCCGGACGTAG
- the lratd2b gene encoding protein LRATD2 isoform X2, translating into MCSGLDVKAAVSLIPTEVPTSDPNGLDPDDPGPRIGVSYIFSNDDDEQEDHLDQRFSKDTNQLERHKHEEKRFDPQDQLQCAVYYRDEIVYETGTGAATHSAETLLNRCRPGDLLEFVSTGQYPHWAVYVGDFQVVHLHRAEIKNTFLTDVSQGKPGRIVNGLYRYRALPPEVIVRNALDHVGSRDRELYWRNSECFAAWCRFGKREFKIGGEIRIGKQPYRLKLLFSEKKNHVLEFQSLEDLIMEKRRNDQIGKEAVMQELANHLNATHELKEEHFVD; encoded by the exons ATGTGCTCTGGACTCGATGTTAAAGCTGCTGTCTCGTTGATTCCTACAG AGGTTCCCACATCGGACCCGAACGGGTTGGACCCGGACGACCCCGGACCTCGGATCGGAGTCTCCTACATCTTCTCCAACGACGATGACGAGCAGGAGGATCATCTGGACCAGCGCTTCTCAAAGGACACCAACCAGCTGGAGAGACACAAGCACGAGGAGAAGCGCTTCGACCCGCAGGACCAGCTGCAGTGCGCGGTGTACTACCGGGACGAGATCGTGTACGAGACGGGCACCGGAGCCGCCACGCACTCCGCGGAGACTCTCCTGAACCGGTGCAGACCCGGAGACCTGCTGGAGTTCGTGTCCACCGGGCAGTACCCGCACTGGGCCGTGTACGTGGGGGACTTCCAGGTGGTCCACCTGCACCGGGCCGAGATCAAGAACACCTTCCTGACCGATGTGAGTCAGGGCAAACCGGGCCGGATAGTGAACGGACTCTACCGGTACCGGGCGCTGCCGCCGGAGGTGATCGTGCGTAACGCGCTGGACCACGTCGGGTCCAGAGACCGGGAGCTCTACTGGAGGAACTCTGAGTGCTTCGCAGCCTGGTGCCGCTTCGGCAAACGGGAGTTTAAGATCGGAGGAGAGATCCGGATCGGGAAGCAGCCGTACAGGTTGAAACTCCTGTTCTCAGAGAAGAAGAACCACGTCCTGGAGTTCCAGAGCCTGGAGGACCTGATcatggagaagaggaggaacgACCAGATTGGAAAAGAGGCTGTGATGCAGGAGCTGGCCAATCACCTGAACGCAACACATGAACTCAAAGAGGAGCATTTTGTGGACTGA
- the lratd2b gene encoding protein LRATD2 isoform X1 — protein MWIYVDIYRHGLLVPVFTALDLVEPRTHSCTPPSVSCPVENRWRTEVPTSDPNGLDPDDPGPRIGVSYIFSNDDDEQEDHLDQRFSKDTNQLERHKHEEKRFDPQDQLQCAVYYRDEIVYETGTGAATHSAETLLNRCRPGDLLEFVSTGQYPHWAVYVGDFQVVHLHRAEIKNTFLTDVSQGKPGRIVNGLYRYRALPPEVIVRNALDHVGSRDRELYWRNSECFAAWCRFGKREFKIGGEIRIGKQPYRLKLLFSEKKNHVLEFQSLEDLIMEKRRNDQIGKEAVMQELANHLNATHELKEEHFVD, from the exons ATGTGGATTTATGTGGACATATACAGACATGGATTATTGGTGCCCGTCTTCACCGCTTTGGATCTAGTTGAGCCACGCACGCACAGCTGCACGCCTCCTTCCGTCTCCTGCCCGGTGGAGAACAGGTGGAGAACAG AGGTTCCCACATCGGACCCGAACGGGTTGGACCCGGACGACCCCGGACCTCGGATCGGAGTCTCCTACATCTTCTCCAACGACGATGACGAGCAGGAGGATCATCTGGACCAGCGCTTCTCAAAGGACACCAACCAGCTGGAGAGACACAAGCACGAGGAGAAGCGCTTCGACCCGCAGGACCAGCTGCAGTGCGCGGTGTACTACCGGGACGAGATCGTGTACGAGACGGGCACCGGAGCCGCCACGCACTCCGCGGAGACTCTCCTGAACCGGTGCAGACCCGGAGACCTGCTGGAGTTCGTGTCCACCGGGCAGTACCCGCACTGGGCCGTGTACGTGGGGGACTTCCAGGTGGTCCACCTGCACCGGGCCGAGATCAAGAACACCTTCCTGACCGATGTGAGTCAGGGCAAACCGGGCCGGATAGTGAACGGACTCTACCGGTACCGGGCGCTGCCGCCGGAGGTGATCGTGCGTAACGCGCTGGACCACGTCGGGTCCAGAGACCGGGAGCTCTACTGGAGGAACTCTGAGTGCTTCGCAGCCTGGTGCCGCTTCGGCAAACGGGAGTTTAAGATCGGAGGAGAGATCCGGATCGGGAAGCAGCCGTACAGGTTGAAACTCCTGTTCTCAGAGAAGAAGAACCACGTCCTGGAGTTCCAGAGCCTGGAGGACCTGATcatggagaagaggaggaacgACCAGATTGGAAAAGAGGCTGTGATGCAGGAGCTGGCCAATCACCTGAACGCAACACATGAACTCAAAGAGGAGCATTTTGTGGACTGA
- the lratd2b gene encoding protein LRATD2 isoform X3: MGNQVEKLTHLNYAEVPTSDPNGLDPDDPGPRIGVSYIFSNDDDEQEDHLDQRFSKDTNQLERHKHEEKRFDPQDQLQCAVYYRDEIVYETGTGAATHSAETLLNRCRPGDLLEFVSTGQYPHWAVYVGDFQVVHLHRAEIKNTFLTDVSQGKPGRIVNGLYRYRALPPEVIVRNALDHVGSRDRELYWRNSECFAAWCRFGKREFKIGGEIRIGKQPYRLKLLFSEKKNHVLEFQSLEDLIMEKRRNDQIGKEAVMQELANHLNATHELKEEHFVD; encoded by the coding sequence ATGGGGAACCAGGTGGAGAAACTAACGCATCTGAATTACGCAGAGGTTCCCACATCGGACCCGAACGGGTTGGACCCGGACGACCCCGGACCTCGGATCGGAGTCTCCTACATCTTCTCCAACGACGATGACGAGCAGGAGGATCATCTGGACCAGCGCTTCTCAAAGGACACCAACCAGCTGGAGAGACACAAGCACGAGGAGAAGCGCTTCGACCCGCAGGACCAGCTGCAGTGCGCGGTGTACTACCGGGACGAGATCGTGTACGAGACGGGCACCGGAGCCGCCACGCACTCCGCGGAGACTCTCCTGAACCGGTGCAGACCCGGAGACCTGCTGGAGTTCGTGTCCACCGGGCAGTACCCGCACTGGGCCGTGTACGTGGGGGACTTCCAGGTGGTCCACCTGCACCGGGCCGAGATCAAGAACACCTTCCTGACCGATGTGAGTCAGGGCAAACCGGGCCGGATAGTGAACGGACTCTACCGGTACCGGGCGCTGCCGCCGGAGGTGATCGTGCGTAACGCGCTGGACCACGTCGGGTCCAGAGACCGGGAGCTCTACTGGAGGAACTCTGAGTGCTTCGCAGCCTGGTGCCGCTTCGGCAAACGGGAGTTTAAGATCGGAGGAGAGATCCGGATCGGGAAGCAGCCGTACAGGTTGAAACTCCTGTTCTCAGAGAAGAAGAACCACGTCCTGGAGTTCCAGAGCCTGGAGGACCTGATcatggagaagaggaggaacgACCAGATTGGAAAAGAGGCTGTGATGCAGGAGCTGGCCAATCACCTGAACGCAACACATGAACTCAAAGAGGAGCATTTTGTGGACTGA